The window TTTATGTTTAATTGCAGGATTGTTAAACAGATATTTGCATAATGGAAAGTTTATAGAGGCTTTCCATCTTCGTGAAATCATAAATTTAATAAAAATATTTGACACCCGTTATTTCATAAAAGTTATTATTGCTGTTATAATCTCACAGGCATTTGCCGCTTCAGTTGTTATTCCATTTAGTAAAGGCCTTACTCTACTTGATATTATCTATTCAATTGCAACATTCTTTTTAGCACCATTTTTATATATTTCCTCAAAAAGACTTATTGCGTTAAACGTATATGACTTATTGGAAAAACAAGACTGAATATTGTTCTCGCAGATAATGAACCCACCATCACATTAACGGCAAAGGTATTAAAAATCAAAATCTATTTCAACTATGCATATACATCAACTACTTTTCAAAAGTAAGTTTCCATTAACAAATGGCCGTCGTTAATGTTAATTCAGCTTTCAGGTTTGATTATCAAATCGTTAATGTTAATTTAAATTAATATTTCTTGTTTTCTTTTATTTTAAACTATTGACTCTCACATTAACGGCAAGCGATGTTAATTGATGCACAAAAAGAGAAATGTTGATTTTATTTTGCAACAGGATTTTAAAAATCCAGTACCTATTGAGGTGGGTCGTGGCAGGAAAGATAAAAAGCAAATTACTCATGCAATCAATAATTATGGTGCTGATTATGGAATTATTATCTCAGATACCATAACAAATATTGAAAAAGAAGACAATATCATATATATTCCTCCAAAACATTTTCATTTTTATAATTATCATAATTATCTTTGAATATATATGTTTTATTAGTTATATTTCGAAGATTTTTAATACTGGATGAGTCAAAAATTAGGGTGTAGGAGTTAAAAGTAGTAAATATTTTGCATAATATGCGGCAACAGCTTTAATACTTATTTTAAAAAGAGGTTATATAATTAATAACTGCTTTTTTTCATAAAGTTGTACTTTGGAAAAATTTATTAAATTATAAGATTTAAAATATTATTGTTAATGTTAAATTAAATTACAGAATAGGAGGAATAGTATTGGTTGAAGAAAATGAATTAGACTCTACTTGTGGTATTTCTGATGAAGAGCTAACTGAAAGATTTAAGGAATCCATCAGAATTGATCAAGAAATCTGTAAAATTAAAGGACTTCCTATTGCTGGTTATGATGATGAATTAGATAGTCCCTATATAGAGTATCCTGATGGAAGGAGAGTTTATCCAAATGAAAAATAGACTTCCTGAAGTTATTGTATTTGCAGGCCCAAATGGTAGTGGAAAAACCACCATAACCCGCATGGCCAAAACTATTGGGATTTACATTAATGCTGATGATATTAAGAAATCAAGTTTATGTAGTGATTTAGAAGCCGCCCTAAAAGCTGAAGAGCTTAGGGAATCTATGGTGGAACAAGGTAAAGATTTCACATTTGAAACGGTTCTTTCTACAGATAGGAATCTCAAATTGCTTAAAAAAGCTAAAGAAAAGGGTATTTTTTAAGATGCATATATGTTTTAACATCAAATCCAGAAATTAATAAGACTCGTATTGATATCAAGGAATCTATGGGTGGTCATACTGTTCCTGAAGAAAAGATCAAATCAAGATATTATAAGGCACTAGATTTGGTTCCTGAATTAGTTGAAATTTGTGATATTGTCCATATTTATGACAATACTAATGTTCCATTTAGAATTTTCAAGAAAAGAAAGGACGTATATTTCCATTGGGAAAACAAATATTGGAATTATTCAGACATTGAAAAGCTCACTGGAATTAGTGAATACATTAATTAAAATGATATATTTTTTATATTTTCATGTTCTAAAATTATATTGTCAGAGCTAAAAGTACTAAATATTTTGTATAGTATAGGGGCAAAAATTATTTTAATAACTTTTTAAATGGATAATATGTTAAATAGAACTCCTAAAGTGCTATATTATATTGTCATCCTAGTGAAAAATAAATCACAAATACCATTAACAGGGATATATTGATGGATTGGAAGAAATAAATATCTCATACACAATCACAGATTTATATGGGTCTAATTTTAATTCAGATATTACTGAAGAGGAATATTTAAGAGAAAATAATAATATTCCATGTCCTTTAGCTGAAGATGTGCTTCTTGAACAGGAAAGAATTAATAATGCAGATGTATTGACATTCATATTTCCGTTATTTTGGATGGATGCACCTTCAAAATTGGTGGGTTATTTTGCAAGAGTATTTACAAAGGGATTTAAATATGATTATGATGACGGTAAATCTGCATCAATGAAGACAATGGTCCATACAAACTTCCTAATTAGTGCAGGTAGCAGTTACGATGATTTGGAAAAAGACGGCAAAATAAATGCATTGGAAACAATATTTATAAAAGATAAGTTGGCAGGAAAAACTAAAGATGTTAGTATGTATTTTTTTGAAAAAACAACATATCTAAAAGAAGGAATTGACAGATAAATATCAGTTTATGGTCT is drawn from uncultured Methanobrevibacter sp. and contains these coding sequences:
- a CDS encoding NAD(P)H-dependent oxidoreductase — its product is MEEINISYTITDLYGSNFNSDITEEEYLRENNNIPCPLAEDVLLEQERINNADVLTFIFPLFWMDAPSKLVGYFARVFTKGFKYDYDDGKSASMKTMVHTNFLISAGSSYDDLEKDGKINALETIFIKDKLAGKTKDVSMYFFEKTTYLKEGIDR